Below is a window of Streptomyces sp. ITFR-16 DNA.
CAGCTGGAGCTGGCCCGCCGCGCCGTTGCCCACCCGGACCGGGCCGGAGTTCTCGTACCCCGGCAGCCATTCGAGCTCGGCCTCGCCCAGCTCCCGCTCGCCCGCGATCCCGTACATGATCTGCAGGTTCTCGGGGTCGCCGGCGACCGCCCGCAGCAGCCACTCGCGCCAGGCACGGGCCTCCTCGCGGTAGCCGGTGCGCAGCAGCGAGGACAGGGTGATGGCGGCGTCGCGCAGCCAGGTGTAGCGGTAGTCCCAGTTGCGGGAGCCGCCGATGTCCTCGGGCAGCGAGGTCGTCGGCGCGGCGACGATGCCGCCGGTCGGCGCGTACGTCAGCGCCTTCAGCGTGATCAGCGAGCGGACCACGGCCTCGCGGTAGGGGCCGTGGTACGTACACTGCTCGACCCACTCGCGCCAGAAGTCCTCCGTCGCCTCCAGCGAACCCTCCGGGTCCGGGAGCGCGGGCGGCTCGCGGTGCGAGGGCTGCCAGCTGATGGTGAACGCGATCCGGTCGCCGGGGGCGACGGTGAAGTCGGAGTACGTCGTCAGGTTCTCGCCGAACGTGTCGGCGGCGGTGTCCAGCCAGACGGAGTCCGGGCCGGCCACGGCGACCGTACGGCCGTCCACCTTGTGCACCCACGGGGTGACGCGCCCGTAGCTGAACCGCATCCGCAGCTCCGAGCGCATCGGCACCCGGCCGCTGACGCCCTCCACGATCCGGATCAGCTGCGGCGCGCCGTCACGCGGAGGCATGAAGTCGGTCACCCGGACCGTGCCGCGCGGCGTGTCCCACTCCGATTCCAGGATCAGTGAGTCGCCGCGATAGCGGCGGCGGTCCGCCGAGGGCGGTTCGGCCCCTTGCGGACGCGCCGGACCCAGGCGCCAGAAGCCGTGCTCCTCGGTGCCCAGCAGCCCCGCGAACACGGCGTGTGAGTCGAAGCGGGGCAGGCACAGCCAGTCTGCTGTGCCGTCCCGGCAGACCAGGGCTGCGGTCTGCATGTCTCCGATGAGTGCGTAATCCTCGATGCGCCCGGCCACGTGCATCTCCAGTCGAACGGCCATGTCGCCCCGTGGGGCGCTTACTGCGGGTCAAGAGGTCGTTGCAAGGGGTTGATGTGGGGGAACCTGCGAGCTCATACCTCGCCCGAGCGAGTGTCCGAGCAGGATACGACGCACCTGGGTGATCCGCGCGACGCTCTCGCCAACTGGGCTGAGCCGATCGAGTGGGGCGCGAGCGGCATGGGGAGATTGTGTGAGGCTCGTGTGCCGGGTGTGGCCGGAAGCAGGCTCCCTTTGTCGCTGATACCCTGGTAGCCCGTGGACCGGTGGTCGTCGGCGAGAGCAGACGAGGCCCCCGAACCGCAGCGACGGCATCTCCGGAATCTCCGGACGGCAACGCCGACACGCACCTCACGATCGCGACCACGGGAGCCCCCTTTGGCTATGCAGCCCACATCCACGACGACCAAGCACATCTTCGTCACCGGGGGTGTCGCCTCTTCCCTCGGCAAGGGTCTGACTGCCTCCAGCCTCGGTGCCCTGCTCAAGGCGCGCGGCCTCCGGGTCACCATGCAGAAGCTCGACCCGTATCTGAACGTCGACCCGGGCACGATGAACCCGTTCCAGCACGGCGAGGTGTTCGTCACCAACGACGGCGCCGAGACCGACCTGGACATCGGCCACTACGAGCGCTTCCTCGACGTGGACCTCGACGGCTCGGCCAACGTCACCACTGGCCAGGTCTACTCGCAGGTCATCGCCAAGGAGCGGCGCGGCGAGTACCTCGGTGACACCGTGCAGGTCATCCCGCACATCACCAACGAGATCAAGCACCGCATCCGCCGCATGGCCACCGACGACGTCGACGTCGTCATCACCGAGGTCGGCGGCACGGTCGGCGACATCGAGTCGCTGCCCTTCCTGGAGACGGTCCGCCAGGTCCGTCACGAGGTCGGCCGGGACAACGTCTTCGTCGTGCACATCTCGCTGCTGCCCTACATCGGCCCCTCCGGCGAGCTGAAGACCAAGCCCACCCAGCACTCCGTGGCGGCTCTGCGCAACATCGGTATCCAGCCGGACGCGATCGTGCTGCGAGCCGACCGCGAGGTCCCGACATCCATCAAGCGCAAGATCTCGCTGATGTGCGACGTCGACGAGGCCGCGGTCGTCGCCGCGATCGACGCCAAGTCGATCTACGACATCCCCAAGGTGCTGCACACCGAGGGCCTGGACGCCTATGTCGTGCGCAAGCTCGACCTGCCGTTCCGCGACGTCGACTGGACCACCTGGGACGACCTGCTGGACCGCGTCCACAACCCCGACCACGAGGTCACGGTCGCGCTCGTCGGCAAGTACATCGACCTTCCCGACGCCTACCTCTCGGTCACCGAGGCCATCCGGGCCGGCGGCTTCGCCAACAAGGCCCGCGTCAAGGTCAAGTGGGTCACCTCCGACGACTGCCGGACCCCCGCCGGTGCCACCGAGCACCTCGGCGACGTGGACGCGGTCTGCATCCCCGGCGGCTTCGGCGAGCGCGGGGTCGACGGCAAGGTCGGCGCCATCCGCTACGCCCGCGAGAACAGGATCCCGCTGCTCGGCCTCTGCCTCGGCCTCCAGTGCATCGTGATCGAGGCGGCCCGCAACCTCGCCGAGATCCCCGACGCCAACTCCACCGAGTTCGACGCCGCCACCTCGCACCCCGTCATCTCGACGATGGAGGAGCAGCTCGCGTTCGTCGAGGGCGCGGGCGACCTGGGCGGCACCATGCGGCTCGGCCTCTACCCGGCGAAGCTCGCCGAGGGCTCGCTCGTGCGCGAGGCCTACGACGGCGAGCCGTACGTGGAGGAGCGCCACCGCCACCGCTACGAGGTCAACAACGCCTACCGCGGCGAGCTGGAGAAGAAGGCCGGCCTGGTCTTCTCCGGCACCTCCCCGGACAACAAGCTGGTCGAGTACGTCGAGTACCCGCGCGAGGTCCACCCCTACCTGGTCGCCACCCAGGCGCACCCGGAGCTGCGCTCCCGCCCGACCCGCCCGCACCCGCTCTTCGCGGGCCTGGTGAAGGCGGCCGTCGCGCGCAAGGTCGGCGCGGCCGAGTAGTTCCGAGGCATTACGGTTGACCGGGGTACGGCTCCTTCACGGGTGCCGTGCCCCGGTTTTTCGGTCTGCACGCGGGAGGACGCACATGGCTATCCAGGACACGCCGGAGGAGTGGCAGGTCACCGAGACCGTCACGCCCTTCACCGGCAAGAAGACCAGCGTCCGCACCGACCAGGTGGTGATGCCCGACGGATCCGTCCACGGCCGTGACTACCAGGTCCACCCCGGCTCCGTCGCCGTCCTCGCGATCGACGACGAGGACCGGGTCCTCGTCCTGCGCCAGTACCGCCACCCGGTGCGCCACAAGCTGTGGGAGGTCCCGGCCGGACTCCTGGACGTGCCCGGTGAGAACCCGCTGCACGCCGTGCAGCGGGAACTCTACGAGGAGGCGCACGTCAAGGCCGAGGACTGGCGGGTGCTGACCGACATCTACACGACGCCGGGCGGCTGCGACGAGGCCGTACGGATCTTCCTCGCCCGCGACCTCTCGGAGGCGGAGGGCGAGCGCTTCGAGGTCGCCGAGGAGGAGGCCGACATGGAGCTGGCCAGGGTGCCGCTCCAGGAGCTGGTACGAGGGGTGCTCGCCGGCGAGCTGCACAACAGCTGCCTGGTGGTCGGCGTCCTGGCGCTCACCGCCGCTCGCGCGGGTGACGGTCTCGACGCGCTGCGGCCCGCCGACGCGCCCTGGCCGGCCCGGCCGTTCGAGGCCTGACGGGCCGTCGGGACGCGCGGGGGAGCCGCCGGACGGCTTTCTTGCGGTCACCCCCTCGCGCCGCCCGATCGTAAAAGATGCTGATCCGATCGGGGGACGCCCTCGTCGCGCTCCACCCGGTTCGCCCACCCGTCTGAACTACGCTCTGAATGCCCTCACCGGAGTCCCGGAGGGCGACGCGTGCAGCGAAGTGGAGCGTGGCCCGTGACGGATCAGGCGGTGGACACCAGCGGCCCGGCCGAGGCAGCGGGGACCGAGGAGCCGGCCGCCTTCGAACCAGCCCAGTTCTTCGGCCGCGAGCGCGAGTTGAAGGAACTGCGCGAGGACATCGACCGGGCCGGACTGGACACCATGGCCGGCCGCGGGAGCGGCCGGGCCCGCGTCCTGCTGATCGCCGGGCGCCCCGGTTCCGGCCGCACCGCCCTCGCCGCCGAACTCGTCCGGCGGCTGCTGGAGACGGGCGACTACCCCGACGGCGCGGTCCGCGTCCGGCTCACCGAGACCGGGGGCGCCCCCGTGCCCGCCGAACGCGCCGCCCGCGACCTCCTCGACCGGCTCGGCATCACGGGACCCCCCGGCGCGGACGCGGACGAGCTGTCCGAGATGGTCCGCGAGGCCCTCGCCGTACGCCGGGTCGTCCTCCTGCTCGACGACGCCCCGGACGCCGAACAGGTGGACCCGCTGCTGCCGGACAACCCGGACTGCCTGGTCGTCGCCACCGCGCAGGGCCCGCTGACCGGCATCCCCGGCGTCCGGCCGTGCACCCTCGGCGGACTGGACGCGGGCTCCGCCGTCGAGCTCCTGGCCCGGGCCATCGGACAGGTCAGGATCACCGTCGACCCGCTGACCGCCCAGACGCTGGCCGAGGAGTGCGGCGGGCAGCCCGCCGCACTCGTCATGATCGGCGGCTGGCTCGCCACCCGTCCGACCGCCTCGGTCGCCGACGTCACCAAGCAGCTGCGGGAGCTGCCGGACGACCCCGAGCAGCCCGCCGGCGCCCGTCCGCTGACCCGCGCCTTCCGGCTGGTCCACGACTCGCTGCCGCCGACCGCCGCCCGGATACTGCGTCTGCTCTCCCTCGCCCCGGCCGGGCTCGCCGACGCCCACACCGCCTCCGCGCTGGCCGGCTGCTCCGTCTCGGCCGCCCGGACCACCCTCGACGACTTCGTGCGGCTGGGCCTGCTGCGGGCCGACGGGGCCGAGGAGCCGCAGTACGAGGTGCCGGGCTGCCTCGCCGGACTGCTGCGGGCGCTGCTGGAGGACCGGGACCGACCCGCCGAGATCCAGCTCGCCCGCGCCCGGAT
It encodes the following:
- a CDS encoding glycoside hydrolase family 15 protein, which gives rise to MAGRIEDYALIGDMQTAALVCRDGTADWLCLPRFDSHAVFAGLLGTEEHGFWRLGPARPQGAEPPSADRRRYRGDSLILESEWDTPRGTVRVTDFMPPRDGAPQLIRIVEGVSGRVPMRSELRMRFSYGRVTPWVHKVDGRTVAVAGPDSVWLDTAADTFGENLTTYSDFTVAPGDRIAFTISWQPSHREPPALPDPEGSLEATEDFWREWVEQCTYHGPYREAVVRSLITLKALTYAPTGGIVAAPTTSLPEDIGGSRNWDYRYTWLRDAAITLSSLLRTGYREEARAWREWLLRAVAGDPENLQIMYGIAGERELGEAELEWLPGYENSGPVRVGNGAAGQLQLDVYGEVTEALHLAHMTGLTRNDYATGLQLRLISYLEKHWDEPDEGIWEVRGPRRHFVHSKVMAWVAVDRTIKLIESGDTDGPLERWRELRDDIHRDVCERGYDKERNTFTQSYGSKELDASLLLIPQMGFLPPDDKRVIGTIEAIQRELSTEDGFVLRYPTSGDDAGVDGLEGDEGAFLACSFWLADDLAMIGRVDEARRLFERLLSLRNDLGLLAEEWDARLQRQVGNFPQAFSHVPLIDTALRLTASGAYVG
- a CDS encoding CTP synthase, which translates into the protein MQPTSTTTKHIFVTGGVASSLGKGLTASSLGALLKARGLRVTMQKLDPYLNVDPGTMNPFQHGEVFVTNDGAETDLDIGHYERFLDVDLDGSANVTTGQVYSQVIAKERRGEYLGDTVQVIPHITNEIKHRIRRMATDDVDVVITEVGGTVGDIESLPFLETVRQVRHEVGRDNVFVVHISLLPYIGPSGELKTKPTQHSVAALRNIGIQPDAIVLRADREVPTSIKRKISLMCDVDEAAVVAAIDAKSIYDIPKVLHTEGLDAYVVRKLDLPFRDVDWTTWDDLLDRVHNPDHEVTVALVGKYIDLPDAYLSVTEAIRAGGFANKARVKVKWVTSDDCRTPAGATEHLGDVDAVCIPGGFGERGVDGKVGAIRYARENRIPLLGLCLGLQCIVIEAARNLAEIPDANSTEFDAATSHPVISTMEEQLAFVEGAGDLGGTMRLGLYPAKLAEGSLVREAYDGEPYVEERHRHRYEVNNAYRGELEKKAGLVFSGTSPDNKLVEYVEYPREVHPYLVATQAHPELRSRPTRPHPLFAGLVKAAVARKVGAAE
- a CDS encoding NUDIX hydrolase, with amino-acid sequence MAIQDTPEEWQVTETVTPFTGKKTSVRTDQVVMPDGSVHGRDYQVHPGSVAVLAIDDEDRVLVLRQYRHPVRHKLWEVPAGLLDVPGENPLHAVQRELYEEAHVKAEDWRVLTDIYTTPGGCDEAVRIFLARDLSEAEGERFEVAEEEADMELARVPLQELVRGVLAGELHNSCLVVGVLALTAARAGDGLDALRPADAPWPARPFEA
- a CDS encoding tetratricopeptide repeat protein — translated: MTDQAVDTSGPAEAAGTEEPAAFEPAQFFGRERELKELREDIDRAGLDTMAGRGSGRARVLLIAGRPGSGRTALAAELVRRLLETGDYPDGAVRVRLTETGGAPVPAERAARDLLDRLGITGPPGADADELSEMVREALAVRRVVLLLDDAPDAEQVDPLLPDNPDCLVVATAQGPLTGIPGVRPCTLGGLDAGSAVELLARAIGQVRITVDPLTAQTLAEECGGQPAALVMIGGWLATRPTASVADVTKQLRELPDDPEQPAGARPLTRAFRLVHDSLPPTAARILRLLSLAPAGLADAHTASALAGCSVSAARTTLDDFVRLGLLRADGAEEPQYEVPGCLAGLLRALLEDRDRPAEIQLARARMLERTVRLLQSCRAVTEPEGSPARRKLAGLPRTLRFPAPEAAAAWLRIRRPALLASARIAVEDGELDTLARRLVAALVRALAVHEGTEAAAPELYALHGLVLAVAERRGLPRERAAALLNLADLDAGTGRTREALARYRAALDAGREAKDPYATGRAMESVGGAYAELGDYHRASDWYGRALAQRLTQGDRADEARLYGRLGTVHTYAGRYGEALRNWRAAAAGHRRLGDLPAQARALSEVARVQEYAGRPQESLQTCREAVEWARRAKDLRLQAALELRLADTLDRLGDPAAAGLHRGAAERLLGEESAAYEIRSATTEN